The Bacillus vallismortis genome window below encodes:
- a CDS encoding response regulator, with protein MIHIAIAEDDFRVAQIHERLIEQLDGFKVIGKAANAKETMALLEKQRADLLLLDIYMPDELGTTLIPEIRRRFPEVDIMIITAATETRHLQEALRAGIAHYLIKPVTADKFRQVLLQYKEKRKLLLSQPEVSQSLIDHIFGNGVKTSLPAEELPTGINSITLRKIKEALRNASEGLTAEELGEKMGASRTTARRYAEYLVSKEEARAELEYGIIGRPERKYYLAAD; from the coding sequence TTGATTCACATCGCGATTGCGGAGGATGATTTTCGGGTTGCGCAAATCCATGAGAGATTGATTGAACAGCTTGATGGATTCAAGGTTATCGGCAAGGCGGCAAACGCAAAAGAAACAATGGCGCTTTTGGAGAAACAAAGGGCTGATTTGCTTCTGCTGGATATTTATATGCCGGACGAGCTTGGGACCACATTGATACCTGAGATACGAAGGCGTTTTCCCGAAGTGGATATTATGATTATCACAGCGGCAACAGAAACCCGGCATTTACAAGAAGCACTCCGGGCCGGGATAGCCCACTATTTGATCAAACCCGTAACGGCTGACAAGTTCAGACAGGTGCTGCTTCAGTATAAAGAAAAAAGGAAGCTACTTTTGTCTCAGCCGGAGGTCAGCCAATCTTTAATCGATCATATATTCGGGAACGGTGTGAAGACATCTTTGCCGGCAGAGGAGTTGCCGACAGGCATTAATTCGATTACACTGCGAAAAATTAAGGAAGCGCTTCGGAATGCGTCAGAAGGATTGACAGCGGAAGAGCTTGGGGAAAAAATGGGGGCGTCACGAACGACTGCCCGCCGTTATGCAGAGTACCTTGTGTCAAAGGAAGAAGCAAGAGCCGAGCTTGAGTACGGGATTATCGGCAGGCCGGAGAGAAAATATTATTTGGCGGCGGATTAG